Proteins from one Arthrobacter sp. Soc17.1.1.1 genomic window:
- a CDS encoding FliH/SctL family protein: protein MSTDALTPISFPRLGPGSGRAAHDTAIAQGHAAGYADGLVLARAELAEHRARLDAEHAAARARADALLAQQLRVLETAARALDARTAPVLDQARSRILDAAFSITEALLGRALEDAPSSARAAVTRALTAADGEEVRAVRLHPADLDLLGPDAVPAGVALVADAALHRGDAVADCPNGFIDARLGAALARVRAALADGAA from the coding sequence TTGTCGACTGACGCCCTCACCCCGATCTCCTTCCCGCGCCTCGGCCCCGGCTCCGGCAGGGCCGCCCACGACACCGCCATCGCGCAGGGGCACGCCGCCGGGTACGCCGACGGGCTGGTCCTCGCGCGCGCCGAACTCGCCGAGCACCGTGCACGGCTCGACGCCGAGCATGCCGCCGCCCGAGCCCGCGCGGACGCGCTCCTCGCGCAACAGCTCAGGGTGCTCGAGACCGCCGCGCGCGCGCTCGACGCGCGGACCGCACCGGTCCTCGACCAGGCCCGCTCCCGCATCCTCGACGCCGCCTTCTCCATCACGGAGGCCCTGCTCGGGCGTGCACTGGAGGACGCGCCGTCGTCGGCACGCGCCGCCGTCACGCGGGCGCTGACGGCAGCGGACGGCGAGGAGGTCCGTGCGGTCCGGCTGCATCCGGCCGACCTCGACCTGCTGGGACCCGACGCGGTCCCCGCGGGCGTCGCGCTCGTCGCCGATGCCGCACTGCACCGGGGCGACGCCGTCGCGGACTGCCCGAACGGCTTCATCGACGCACGCCTCGGGGCGGCGCTGGCACGCGTCCGCGCCGCACTGGCGGACGGTGCGGCATGA
- a CDS encoding FliI/YscN family ATPase, translating into MTLTFDETIRAADTAAAPQRVGRVASVVGLGVDVVGLDCALGDLVTIGDDAPVDAEVVAASLTGLRCMPYAHLVGIQAGAPVRAQGRPLLVPAGPGLLGRVLDGVGRPIDGRGPLTDVSWVSLENTPPAALERTRITEPLQLGVRVMDTLTTVGRGQRMGLFAGSGVGKSSLLSMIARGTDAAVSVIALVGERGREVREFLEDDLGPEGLARSIVVVSTSDEPALLRLRAAFVATRIAESFRDGGADVMLMMDSLTRVAMAQREIGLSVGEPPATRGYPPSTFALLAQLLERAGTGATGSVTGMYTVLVDGDDHNEPVADAARSILDGHVVLDRKLAVAGHFPSIDPLASISRVASRVTSRDQAGTAAVLRRALAARKAAQDLIDVGAYSRGSNPLVDAAVDHESAVNAFLQQRMDEQTPFDDAWNRLTHLTASMGIS; encoded by the coding sequence ATGACGCTGACCTTCGACGAGACGATCCGGGCCGCCGACACCGCAGCGGCCCCCCAGCGCGTGGGCCGCGTGGCCTCCGTCGTCGGCCTCGGCGTGGACGTGGTGGGGCTCGACTGCGCCCTCGGCGACCTCGTGACCATCGGCGACGACGCGCCCGTGGACGCCGAGGTGGTCGCCGCGTCGCTGACCGGACTGCGCTGCATGCCCTACGCCCACCTCGTGGGCATCCAGGCCGGCGCGCCCGTCCGCGCGCAGGGACGGCCGCTGCTCGTCCCGGCCGGTCCCGGGCTGCTCGGCCGTGTGCTCGACGGCGTCGGCCGGCCCATCGACGGGCGGGGGCCCCTCACCGACGTCTCCTGGGTGTCCCTCGAGAACACGCCGCCCGCGGCCCTCGAGCGCACGCGCATCACCGAACCCCTGCAGCTCGGCGTCCGGGTGATGGACACGCTCACCACCGTGGGACGCGGCCAGCGCATGGGCCTCTTCGCGGGGTCGGGTGTCGGCAAGTCCTCGCTGCTGTCGATGATCGCGCGCGGGACGGACGCCGCGGTCTCCGTGATCGCCCTCGTGGGGGAGCGGGGCCGCGAGGTCCGCGAGTTCCTCGAGGACGATCTAGGCCCCGAGGGCCTCGCGCGGTCCATCGTGGTGGTCTCCACCTCCGACGAGCCCGCGCTCCTGCGCCTGCGCGCCGCCTTCGTCGCCACCCGGATCGCCGAGTCGTTCCGCGACGGCGGGGCGGACGTCATGCTCATGATGGACTCGCTGACCCGCGTGGCGATGGCGCAGCGCGAGATCGGCCTCAGCGTCGGCGAGCCTCCCGCGACGCGCGGCTACCCGCCGTCCACCTTCGCACTCCTCGCCCAGCTCCTCGAACGGGCAGGGACCGGGGCCACCGGCTCCGTGACCGGCATGTACACCGTGCTGGTCGACGGCGACGACCACAACGAGCCGGTGGCCGACGCCGCGCGCTCCATCCTCGACGGCCACGTGGTGCTCGACCGCAAGCTGGCGGTCGCCGGGCACTTCCCGTCGATCGACCCGCTCGCGTCCATCTCCCGGGTGGCCTCCCGCGTCACCAGCCGCGACCAGGCGGGAACCGCCGCCGTCCTGCGCCGTGCCCTGGCCGCGCGGAAGGCCGCACAGGACCTGATCGACGTCGGCGCCTACTCCCGTGGCTCCAATCCGCTCGTGGACGCCGCGGTGGACCACGAGTCCGCCGTGAACGCGTTCCTGCAGCAGCGCATGGACGAGCAGACCCCGTTCGACGACGCCTGGAACCGCCTCACCCACCTCACAGCATCGATGGGAATCTCATGA
- a CDS encoding flagellar FliJ family protein produces MMARQFPLAGLLRLKQLREDEAAGRLAEANERLRASRTRTRGIGEALEGTDLDPSGSASLYAAAAARASARSMLADLHALEGRLQAEREHAQVTYRGARADTKGLEKLEARHSEGEASALLGAEQRVLDEIAAAGRLQRTGKDRA; encoded by the coding sequence ATGATGGCACGACAGTTCCCCCTCGCAGGCCTGCTCCGGCTGAAGCAGCTGCGCGAGGACGAGGCCGCAGGCAGGCTCGCCGAGGCCAACGAGCGACTGCGGGCGTCGAGGACTCGGACCCGCGGCATCGGCGAGGCCCTCGAGGGCACCGACCTCGATCCGTCGGGATCGGCGTCGCTGTACGCGGCGGCCGCGGCCCGTGCCTCGGCCCGCAGCATGCTCGCCGACCTGCACGCCCTCGAGGGCCGGCTGCAGGCCGAGCGGGAGCACGCCCAGGTCACCTATCGGGGTGCCCGGGCCGACACGAAGGGCCTCGAGAAGCTCGAGGCCCGGCACAGCGAGGGCGAGGCGAGCGCACTGCTCGGCGCCGAACAGCGGGTCCTCGACGAGATCGCAGCGGCCGGAAGGCTGCAGCGCACAGGGAAGGACCGGGCATGA
- a CDS encoding C40 family peptidase, translated as MTMTDAVGRIQQIQSTLTMLAAPARSAAGATSPVGSKAAGSAAAAGPTPAPPATAELFADALAGVTAPVAPDSPATVPGVVPVPVPASGDAARLIEAARSYEGIPYVWGGTDPATGLDCSGFVQRAYADIGIQLPRVTWDQMNAGTHVPSLAEAQPGDLLFSHDGGHVSMYLGGGKAIDAPQPGQTVAVRDMWETDANITTIRRILPAAPAGSASVAPAALPSAASTGTPGSADAAYAAQAAFLASMAR; from the coding sequence ATGACCATGACCGACGCGGTGGGCCGCATCCAGCAGATCCAGTCCACCCTCACCATGCTCGCCGCGCCGGCGCGCTCCGCCGCCGGCGCCACCTCGCCCGTGGGGTCGAAGGCGGCGGGCTCCGCGGCGGCCGCCGGCCCCACTCCAGCCCCGCCCGCGACGGCCGAGCTCTTCGCCGACGCGCTCGCGGGTGTGACCGCGCCCGTCGCGCCGGACTCCCCGGCCACGGTCCCCGGCGTCGTCCCCGTTCCCGTCCCGGCCTCGGGTGACGCCGCGCGGCTCATAGAGGCGGCGCGTTCCTACGAGGGCATCCCGTACGTGTGGGGCGGGACGGACCCGGCCACGGGGCTGGACTGCTCGGGCTTCGTGCAGCGCGCCTACGCGGACATCGGTATCCAGTTGCCGCGCGTCACCTGGGACCAGATGAACGCCGGGACCCACGTCCCGTCGCTCGCCGAGGCGCAGCCCGGGGACCTTCTGTTCAGCCACGACGGCGGGCACGTGTCCATGTATCTCGGGGGAGGCAAGGCGATCGACGCCCCGCAGCCGGGGCAGACCGTCGCGGTCCGCGACATGTGGGAGACGGACGCGAACATCACCACCATCCGCCGCATCCTGCCCGCGGCCCCCGCGGGATCCGCGTCCGTGGCGCCCGCAGCCCTCCCGTCGGCGGCGTCGACGGGCACCCCGGGATCCGCCGATGCAGCGTACGCAGCGCAGGCGGCCTTCCTCGCAAGCATGGCCCGATGA
- a CDS encoding flagellar hook-length control protein FliK, producing MSPVQGAAATAAPRDTLRGVRPAAGNRDGSETSPLSASQSASLSASRSASQSASLSASSFGEAYRRHAERPDQSRNAGDVRSGTPAGFRAPTGVLRREAAPVPSPAMGPDPRRGGLLQSSEREGAASASDPAAAPTHEASAVLHAPSDEVASPLGVAAGIAVVGTALTGAVEEAAGPADAADAAGATGAAGPADAAGPVGATGAAGPAGAAGPAGAVQASPMTGPAPSMTMPAAAGGRTTTSPGTATPVVETSPTPAPAVAGAPVPETQGIAAGSPAGAVPAAATTTVPAGGDAGGVPSGTPTPAGAVAAGAQALAATESPLAADIAAQKQAGATEAGGTQAGRAAEPGAPAAATPPAVTTEQAGTPQPPAAVRADLPLPQLPSAVVAPADTTAPARPAAAPLPQQLGGPAFALAQAAAATPGGTSTITVTVAPEDLGPITIRASLSPDGARIEFFSATDGGREALRQALPDLRREASSSGLSASLDLGTGTPDDPRDGPRDHGPRDHGPRHARSAEARPAPAPPTWAARPAPGTSTLDLFA from the coding sequence ATGAGCCCCGTCCAGGGAGCTGCCGCCACGGCCGCCCCGCGTGACACCCTGCGTGGCGTCCGTCCGGCCGCCGGGAATCGGGACGGCTCCGAGACGTCGCCGCTGTCCGCGTCGCAGTCGGCATCGCTGTCCGCGTCCCGGTCGGCGTCGCAGTCGGCATCACTGTCGGCATCGTCGTTCGGCGAGGCGTACCGCCGGCATGCGGAGCGCCCCGACCAGTCCCGGAACGCCGGCGATGTGCGCTCCGGCACACCTGCAGGCTTTCGGGCGCCGACAGGCGTGCTGCGCCGTGAGGCAGCGCCCGTTCCGTCCCCGGCGATGGGGCCGGACCCGCGCCGTGGCGGCCTCCTGCAGTCCTCAGAAAGGGAGGGGGCGGCGTCGGCATCGGATCCGGCGGCTGCCCCGACACACGAGGCGTCCGCGGTCCTCCATGCGCCCTCCGATGAGGTCGCGTCGCCCCTCGGTGTCGCTGCCGGCATCGCGGTCGTAGGAACTGCCCTGACCGGGGCGGTCGAGGAAGCTGCCGGTCCTGCCGACGCCGCAGATGCAGCCGGTGCGACTGGTGCGGCAGGTCCTGCGGATGCTGCCGGTCCAGTTGGTGCAACCGGTGCGGCCGGCCCCGCGGGTGCCGCCGGTCCTGCGGGCGCCGTGCAGGCGTCCCCGATGACGGGGCCCGCCCCCTCGATGACGATGCCGGCTGCCGCAGGCGGACGAACGACCACCTCGCCCGGGACCGCGACACCCGTCGTGGAGACCTCGCCGACGCCGGCGCCCGCTGTTGCAGGAGCCCCGGTCCCGGAGACGCAGGGCATCGCTGCCGGCTCTCCCGCCGGAGCCGTGCCCGCCGCCGCGACCACCACGGTGCCGGCCGGAGGTGACGCCGGCGGAGTTCCGTCTGGCACGCCGACCCCCGCGGGTGCAGTCGCTGCCGGTGCCCAAGCCCTCGCGGCGACGGAATCCCCGCTCGCCGCCGACATTGCGGCACAGAAGCAAGCAGGAGCGACGGAAGCAGGAGGGACGCAAGCAGGACGAGCCGCCGAGCCCGGCGCGCCGGCCGCCGCCACACCGCCTGCGGTAACCACCGAGCAGGCCGGCACCCCCCAGCCTCCTGCAGCCGTCCGCGCCGACCTGCCCCTGCCGCAGCTACCGTCGGCCGTCGTCGCGCCTGCGGACACCACCGCACCCGCACGCCCTGCGGCCGCGCCGCTGCCCCAGCAGCTCGGCGGCCCTGCCTTCGCGCTCGCGCAGGCCGCGGCCGCCACCCCCGGCGGGACGAGCACCATCACCGTCACCGTCGCGCCGGAGGACCTCGGCCCCATCACCATCCGCGCCAGCCTGTCGCCGGACGGAGCGAGGATCGAGTTCTTCTCGGCCACCGACGGCGGCCGGGAGGCGCTCAGGCAGGCGCTGCCGGACCTGCGCCGGGAGGCGTCGTCGTCGGGTCTGTCCGCGTCGCTCGACCTCGGCACCGGCACCCCCGACGACCCCCGGGACGGACCGCGGGATCACGGACCACGGGATCACGGACCGCGGCACGCCCGGTCCGCCGAGGCCCGTCCGGCGCCGGCCCCGCCCACCTGGGCAGCCCGCCCGGCCCCGGGCACCTCGACCCTCGATCTCTTCGCCTGA
- a CDS encoding flagellar hook assembly protein FlgD, which produces MPIDPVAAATFAPTTTPAAGTRKQAMDSEVFMSLLVSQLRNQDPSAPMDTNQMISQTTQLAMMEKITQMTGLSEENFHLQMRSSAAALIGNEVSYTGADGIEARGLATAVSYSGPVPTVTIGGRSIALDLVSGVGTLPAPTAP; this is translated from the coding sequence ATGCCCATAGATCCGGTCGCAGCCGCGACCTTCGCTCCCACCACGACACCTGCTGCCGGGACCCGGAAGCAGGCCATGGACTCCGAGGTCTTCATGTCGCTGCTCGTGAGCCAGCTGCGCAACCAGGATCCCAGCGCCCCGATGGACACCAACCAGATGATCTCCCAGACCACGCAGCTGGCCATGATGGAGAAGATCACGCAGATGACCGGCCTCAGCGAGGAGAACTTCCATCTCCAGATGCGGTCCTCGGCGGCCGCGCTCATCGGCAACGAGGTCTCCTACACCGGAGCCGACGGCATCGAGGCCCGCGGCCTTGCGACCGCCGTCTCCTACAGCGGCCCCGTCCCCACCGTCACCATCGGCGGCAGGAGCATCGCCCTCGACCTCGTGTCCGGTGTCGGTACCCTGCCGGCCCCGACCGCTCCCTGA
- a CDS encoding flagellar hook protein FlgE, protein MLRSLYSGISGLRSHQTMLDVTGNNIANVNTTGFKASATQFQDTLSQLTQGAGAPQEALGGTNPAQVGLGVQVAGIVTNFSQGSAQATGRATDMMINGDGFFITRLGGETLYTRAGAFTPDAEGRLVTPDGSLVQGWPAVNGVVQQGGAVGDLRMPKGAVSPGQATTTARVTGNLPSDAAVGTQILQERVVYGADGAARDLTLTFTRSATGWAVAGQDANGAAGSTELLLPNGQAAAGSSITVGGVAVDLSSVTGFAQLRTVSISEGNGRSAGTLESFTVGADGTLVGAFSNGSRQPLGRVALAGFVNPTGLEKAGASSYRATANSGAAEIGAAGANGLGSLDAGTLEMSNVDLSQEFTNLIVAQRGFQANARIITTSDEVLQELANLKR, encoded by the coding sequence ATGCTTCGCTCGCTCTACTCCGGCATCTCGGGGCTCCGCTCCCACCAGACCATGCTCGACGTCACCGGCAACAACATCGCCAACGTCAACACCACCGGCTTCAAGGCTTCCGCCACCCAGTTCCAGGACACGCTGTCCCAGCTGACCCAGGGCGCGGGCGCACCCCAGGAAGCCCTGGGCGGCACCAACCCGGCTCAGGTGGGCCTCGGCGTGCAGGTGGCGGGCATCGTCACCAACTTCTCCCAGGGCTCGGCCCAGGCCACGGGCCGTGCCACGGACATGATGATCAACGGCGACGGCTTCTTCATCACGCGCCTCGGCGGAGAGACCCTCTACACCCGGGCGGGCGCCTTCACCCCCGACGCCGAGGGCCGCCTCGTGACCCCGGACGGCTCCCTCGTCCAGGGCTGGCCCGCCGTCAATGGCGTCGTCCAGCAGGGCGGCGCGGTCGGCGACCTGCGGATGCCCAAGGGCGCGGTCTCCCCGGGACAGGCGACGACGACGGCGCGCGTCACGGGCAACCTGCCCTCCGACGCGGCCGTCGGCACACAGATCCTGCAGGAAAGGGTGGTGTACGGCGCGGACGGCGCGGCACGCGACCTCACGCTCACCTTCACCCGCTCGGCCACGGGCTGGGCTGTCGCGGGTCAGGATGCGAACGGTGCGGCGGGCAGCACGGAACTCCTGCTGCCGAACGGCCAGGCCGCCGCGGGCTCCTCGATCACGGTGGGCGGCGTCGCCGTCGATCTCTCGTCCGTCACCGGCTTCGCCCAGCTCAGGACCGTCTCCATCTCCGAGGGCAACGGCCGCTCGGCCGGCACCCTCGAGTCCTTCACGGTCGGTGCCGACGGCACCCTGGTGGGGGCGTTCAGCAACGGCAGCCGCCAGCCGCTGGGCCGCGTGGCGCTCGCGGGCTTCGTGAACCCCACGGGCCTCGAGAAGGCGGGCGCCTCGTCCTACCGTGCGACGGCGAACTCGGGTGCCGCGGAGATCGGCGCCGCGGGCGCCAACGGCCTCGGATCACTCGATGCGGGCACGCTCGAGATGTCCAATGTGGACCTCTCGCAGGAGTTCACCAACCTGATCGTGGCGCAGCGCGGCTTCCAGGCGAACGCCCGCATCATCACGACCTCCGACGAGGTGCTGCAGGAACTCGCGAACCTGAAGCGCTAG
- the map gene encoding type I methionyl aminopeptidase produces the protein MIEILSPAEVGRARATGTLVADILHTLKGRTTIGTNLLDIDRWAKEMIVEAGAQSCYVDYAPSFGRGPFGHYICTSVNDAVLHGLPFDYALADGDLLSLDLAVSLGGVVADSAISFIVGGSADPAGTAMIAATERALAAGIAAARPGARIGDLSHAIGSVLRDAGYTVNTDFGGHGVGSTMHQDPHIPNTGRPGRGYELRPGLLLALEPWVMVDTATLVTDADGWTLRSATGCRTAHTEHTIAITDDGAEILTLPSR, from the coding sequence ATGATCGAGATCCTGAGCCCCGCCGAGGTGGGCCGCGCCAGAGCCACGGGCACCCTGGTGGCCGACATCCTGCACACGCTCAAGGGCCGCACCACCATCGGCACCAATCTGCTGGACATCGACCGGTGGGCGAAGGAGATGATCGTCGAGGCCGGCGCGCAGTCCTGCTATGTCGACTACGCGCCCTCCTTCGGACGTGGTCCGTTCGGGCACTACATCTGCACCTCCGTCAACGACGCCGTGCTCCATGGCCTGCCGTTCGACTACGCCCTGGCTGACGGCGACCTGCTGTCCCTCGATCTCGCCGTCTCGCTGGGTGGCGTGGTCGCGGACTCCGCCATCAGCTTCATCGTGGGCGGATCCGCGGACCCGGCCGGCACCGCGATGATCGCCGCGACCGAGCGCGCGCTCGCTGCCGGGATCGCGGCCGCCCGGCCGGGCGCCCGTATCGGCGACCTCTCCCACGCCATCGGCTCGGTGCTCCGCGACGCGGGCTACACGGTCAACACCGACTTCGGGGGTCACGGCGTCGGGTCGACGATGCACCAGGACCCGCACATCCCGAACACCGGGCGGCCCGGCCGCGGCTACGAGCTCCGCCCCGGACTGTTGCTGGCGCTCGAGCCCTGGGTCATGGTGGACACCGCCACACTGGTCACGGACGCCGACGGGTGGACGCTCCGCAGTGCCACGGGCTGCCGGACGGCGCACACCGAGCACACCATCGCCATCACCGACGACGGCGCAGAGATCCTCACACTGCCCAGCCGGTAG
- a CDS encoding helix-turn-helix transcriptional regulator, protein MVRLPLTPADVERGQRLGILLRRARGERPMLETALDAGVSPETLRKIESGRVATPAFPTIAAIAAVVGLSLDDVWAEINRPGAGTAGSAPGTGQRLAS, encoded by the coding sequence ATGGTCAGATTGCCCCTCACCCCCGCGGATGTCGAGCGCGGGCAGCGCCTCGGGATCCTCCTGCGCCGCGCCAGGGGGGAGCGTCCGATGCTCGAGACCGCCCTGGACGCCGGCGTGTCACCGGAGACGCTCCGGAAGATCGAATCGGGCCGTGTCGCCACCCCGGCCTTCCCGACCATCGCGGCGATCGCCGCCGTCGTCGGGCTCTCCCTCGATGACGTGTGGGCCGAGATCAACCGGCCCGGCGCCGGGACGGCCGGCTCCGCGCCCGGGACGGGTCAGCGACTGGCGTCCTGA
- a CDS encoding flagellar FlbD family protein produces the protein MIVVTRLNESQFAVNPDLIERIHENPDTTLVMVDGAKYIVTESLGEVIDLISAYRARIISLARFMAGPADEDPTGPRPLGLVRDAGDDAGSSDETDGGAPVPLRPRNT, from the coding sequence ATGATCGTGGTGACCCGGCTCAACGAGAGCCAGTTCGCGGTGAACCCTGACCTCATCGAGCGCATCCATGAGAATCCGGACACCACGCTCGTGATGGTCGACGGCGCCAAGTACATCGTCACCGAATCCCTCGGCGAAGTGATCGACCTGATCTCCGCCTACCGGGCGCGGATCATCTCACTCGCCCGCTTCATGGCCGGCCCTGCCGACGAGGACCCGACGGGCCCGCGTCCGCTCGGGCTCGTCCGTGATGCCGGGGACGACGCCGGGTCCTCCGACGAGACCGATGGCGGCGCTCCCGTCCCGCTCCGACCAAGGAACACGTAA
- a CDS encoding motility protein A, with the protein MDPATLVGILLAFGALYAMITLEHASVEALLLPAPMILVFGATLAIGIAGGTLKDFLVAVKAVPPAMKGKTVPPQDTIDSVVVLAEKARSEGLLALEEEANTVKDPFLRGALQNIADGTDGEELREILEDEIDSASQTHRTAAKFFASLGGYAPTVGIIGTVVSLTHVLENLSSPDKLGPMIAAAFVATLWGLLSANFLWLPIGTRIKRLGEMETARMTLLMEGVLAVQAGSQPRLLGERLKAMVPQHAQGKGKAGKDGKDGGKGAKGSKGSGEAITAQGKAAA; encoded by the coding sequence ATGGATCCCGCAACACTCGTCGGCATTCTCCTCGCCTTCGGGGCGCTCTACGCGATGATCACCCTCGAGCACGCGAGCGTCGAGGCGCTCCTGCTCCCGGCGCCCATGATTCTCGTGTTCGGTGCCACGCTCGCCATCGGCATCGCCGGAGGCACGCTGAAGGACTTCCTGGTGGCCGTGAAGGCCGTCCCGCCCGCGATGAAGGGTAAGACGGTCCCGCCGCAGGACACGATCGACAGCGTGGTGGTCCTCGCCGAGAAGGCGCGCAGCGAGGGGCTGCTGGCGCTCGAGGAGGAGGCCAACACGGTCAAGGACCCCTTCCTCCGTGGCGCCCTGCAGAACATCGCCGACGGCACCGACGGCGAGGAGTTGCGCGAGATCCTCGAGGACGAGATCGATTCCGCGTCGCAGACGCACCGCACGGCCGCCAAGTTCTTCGCGAGTCTCGGTGGCTATGCGCCGACCGTCGGCATCATCGGGACCGTGGTGTCGCTGACGCACGTGCTCGAGAACCTCTCCAGTCCCGACAAGCTGGGGCCGATGATCGCCGCGGCCTTCGTCGCCACGCTGTGGGGCCTGCTCTCCGCGAACTTCCTCTGGCTGCCCATCGGCACCCGGATCAAGCGCCTCGGCGAGATGGAGACGGCCCGCATGACCCTCCTCATGGAGGGGGTCCTCGCGGTCCAGGCCGGCAGCCAGCCCCGCCTGCTCGGTGAGCGGCTGAAGGCCATGGTGCCGCAGCACGCCCAGGGCAAGGGCAAGGCAGGCAAGGACGGCAAGGACGGCGGGAAGGGCGCGAAGGGTTCGAAGGGCTCGGGCGAGGCGATCACCGCGCAGGGCAAGGCAGCCGCGTGA
- a CDS encoding flagellar motor protein MotB — MSRRPHRKRHGEEHGEEHPDERWMASYMDMVTVLMCMFIVLYAMSSVDQQKFEQLRSSLATGFGTVETATVDTAEGTIVPAEHANDEGESFAGGAALTDTEAQKQEPGAADVAAPTPSPSPSAGGDAAEPATDRERAAAEVENLRALQERIDAELRGRDLADAVRYVIDERGLTIRLVGSETFFLPDSAQLTDQTLRVLEGVGPVLASIPNEVGVEGHTARLPDSVPRPLDWELSTERAVNVVRNLIDTGGVPAPRLSAIGYGESRPLAPGTTEAELELNRRVDIVVHSGQPEDVRALIPEIAAG, encoded by the coding sequence GTGAGCCGACGCCCGCACCGGAAACGGCACGGCGAGGAGCACGGCGAGGAGCACCCGGACGAGCGCTGGATGGCGTCCTACATGGACATGGTCACCGTGCTGATGTGCATGTTCATCGTCCTGTACGCCATGTCCTCGGTGGACCAGCAGAAGTTCGAGCAGCTGCGCTCCTCCCTGGCCACGGGCTTCGGTACCGTGGAGACGGCGACCGTGGACACCGCCGAGGGCACCATCGTCCCCGCCGAGCACGCCAACGACGAGGGCGAGTCCTTCGCCGGGGGAGCTGCGCTCACGGACACCGAGGCGCAGAAACAGGAGCCGGGAGCGGCCGACGTCGCCGCACCCACGCCCTCACCCTCGCCGTCGGCGGGCGGCGATGCCGCCGAGCCGGCGACGGACCGCGAGCGTGCCGCTGCGGAGGTCGAGAACCTGCGTGCGCTGCAGGAGCGGATCGACGCGGAGCTGCGCGGGCGCGACCTCGCCGACGCCGTCCGCTACGTCATCGACGAGCGCGGCCTCACCATCCGCCTCGTCGGATCGGAGACGTTCTTCCTCCCCGACAGCGCGCAGCTCACCGATCAGACGCTCCGCGTGCTAGAGGGCGTGGGGCCCGTCCTGGCGTCCATCCCCAACGAGGTGGGCGTCGAAGGGCACACCGCGCGCCTGCCCGACTCCGTACCGCGTCCGCTGGACTGGGAGCTGTCCACCGAGCGGGCCGTCAACGTGGTGCGGAACCTCATCGACACGGGCGGGGTCCCGGCACCCCGGCTCTCGGCCATCGGGTACGGCGAGTCGCGCCCCCTCGCTCCCGGGACCACCGAGGCGGAGCTCGAACTGAACCGGCGCGTGGACATCGTGGTCCACTCCGGCCAGCCGGAGGACGTGCGCGCACTGATCCCGGAGATCGCCGCCGGCTGA
- a CDS encoding flagellar motor switch protein FliM, translating into MTVQEQLSFGVPSVTPRAVDVYDFRRPTTLAREHSRVLELGFETLARQWGTQLTAKIRAIAQVTSEQLLLQTYNEYAASLPPTTAMVLCAVTGHASKAVIQFPASAGLYWVDSMLGGHGAVPHEERKFTQIEQALIRRLMDDALEGLHYSLGSVLSHQLSIDSIQYNAQFAQAASTTELMIVGVFEIRVSDRVSRATIAIPAHLLLAQLGDANPTGTSEDARELIEQQVTHVPVDVSVQLAALPVLPSRILDLAVGDVLKLPHPQHRPFELAVSGQRLGEAALGQNGSRLACVVVTTEENTAP; encoded by the coding sequence GTGACGGTCCAGGAACAACTCTCCTTTGGCGTGCCCTCGGTGACGCCCCGGGCGGTGGATGTCTATGACTTCCGCCGCCCCACCACGCTCGCGCGTGAACACTCCCGCGTGCTCGAACTCGGGTTCGAGACGCTCGCCCGCCAGTGGGGCACGCAGCTGACCGCGAAGATCCGCGCCATCGCGCAGGTGACCAGCGAGCAGCTCCTCCTGCAGACGTACAACGAGTACGCGGCGTCCCTGCCACCCACGACGGCGATGGTGCTGTGCGCCGTCACCGGCCACGCGAGCAAGGCGGTCATCCAGTTCCCCGCGTCGGCGGGACTGTACTGGGTGGATTCGATGCTCGGCGGCCACGGCGCGGTTCCCCACGAGGAGCGGAAGTTCACCCAGATCGAGCAGGCGCTGATCCGGCGCCTCATGGACGACGCCCTCGAGGGGCTGCACTACTCGCTCGGGTCCGTCCTGTCCCACCAGCTGAGCATCGACTCGATCCAGTACAACGCCCAGTTCGCCCAGGCGGCCTCGACCACCGAGCTCATGATCGTCGGCGTCTTCGAGATCCGCGTGAGCGACCGCGTCAGCCGGGCGACCATCGCCATCCCCGCGCATCTCCTGCTCGCACAGCTCGGCGACGCGAACCCGACGGGCACGAGCGAGGACGCCCGAGAGCTGATCGAACAGCAGGTGACGCACGTGCCCGTCGACGTCTCCGTGCAGCTCGCCGCCCTGCCCGTCCTGCCCTCCCGCATCCTCGACCTCGCCGTCGGGGACGTGCTGAAGCTGCCGCACCCGCAGCACCGACCCTTCGAGCTCGCCGTCAGCGGACAGCGGCTCGGCGAGGCAGCCCTGGGCCAGAACGGCTCACGCCTGGCCTGTGTAGTAGTGACCACCGAGGAGAACACCGCACCATGA